Below is a genomic region from Oceaniferula marina.
GACCACCTGACCATGATCTTTTTTTCCAAGTGCCACACCCGGATCGCTCTCGTTGCCGTGGCGGCTATGATAACGGCGTCGTTCCATAGCACGCAGGCCGCCACCGAAGCCGATGCCCGCGCCATTACCCAGGCATTTGACAAGTCCTACCGCGCGTGGACCGCAGAAATGAAGCTGGCCGCTGCCGCTGGATCCGCCCATGTGGCGGCAAAAAAACGCCCGGACGCCGCTGCCGCATCGAAACGACTCAAGTCGCTCATCAGTAAGGATCTCGCCAAGGACTGGACCCTGGACTACGCCGCCTGGTTACTCGAAAATGACACGGCCCTGACGCCGGAACATCAACGCGCTTTGCTCGATGCCGTAGAAAAGAACCACGTCAAGAGCCCCCGACTCGGCCGTTTTTGTATGGGCCTGATCTATCTGGACCAAGGTGCAGAATTACCCAAACCCGGCCAGCCCCCGGTCCGCACCCGTGGCATGAATTTACTTAAACGAGTGAAAAATGAAAACCCGGACCCGAAAGTCCAAGGCCAAGCGTCGCTGGCACTTTCCATGATGCTCGCATCACTCGGAGACGACCCTCGCATTATGCAAGGGCGGATCAAAAACCTGCGGGAGGCCATTATCAAAAGTGCCGAAATCCCAGTGGGGGAACTCACCGTTGCCCAAATTGCCGAAGATGAACTCTACAAAATTAAACACCTGACCAAAGGCCGTCTGGCTCCGCCCATTCAAGGAGTCGACTCCGGGGGGCGCGCCATGCAGCTCGCCCAATTTAAAGGCAAGGTCGTGATGCTCGTGTTCTGGTCGAGCTGGGATGCCGAGACCGCCGTAATGCAGCGCCTCCTCGAAGGCTTGCGGAAAACCACCCAGTCGAATCTCGGGAAACCCATCGAAGTCATCGGCGTC
It encodes:
- a CDS encoding peroxiredoxin family protein yields the protein MIFFSKCHTRIALVAVAAMITASFHSTQAATEADARAITQAFDKSYRAWTAEMKLAAAAGSAHVAAKKRPDAAAASKRLKSLISKDLAKDWTLDYAAWLLENDTALTPEHQRALLDAVEKNHVKSPRLGRFCMGLIYLDQGAELPKPGQPPVRTRGMNLLKRVKNENPDPKVQGQASLALSMMLASLGDDPRIMQGRIKNLREAIIKSAEIPVGELTVAQIAEDELYKIKHLTKGRLAPPIQGVDSGGRAMQLAQFKGKVVMLVFWSSWDAETAVMQRLLEGLRKTTQSNLGKPIEVIGVNRDSRQNLRTLEADGLVTWKNFSDQTQKIANDYRVATWPYCLVLDQQGVIRYRGNVGALANAVANDLILRTKPDAETKPAGL